TGTGCGCAGCTGGTCGCCGACACGACAGGACTCATCGGCGCCGACGTCGTCGAGCGGTACTACGGCGGGCGGATCGAGGCGACGGGCTTCCGGGTCGCCGACGCGGCGGTCGCGGGCGACGCCGGCCAGGCGGTCGCGCTGCTGCGGCACGCGCTCGCGACGGGGGTCGACCCGGTGCCCATCGTGGCGGCGCTCGCCGCGAAGCTCCGGGTGCTCGCGAAGGTGGCGGCCGTGCGCGGCCGTGGCGCCGGCGCCGTCCGGGAGCTCGGCCTCGCGCCCTGGCAGACGGATCGTGCGCTCGCGGACCTGCGGCGCTGGACCCCGGAGGGCCTGGCCGCGGCGATCTCGTCGGTGGCCCAAGCGGACGCCGAGGTGAAGGGCGAGGGCCGCGACCCGCGGTTCGCGGTCGAGCGCGCGGTGCTGCGCGTGGCTGCGGCCTCCGGCACGGTCTGACGTCGGTCAGAGGGTGAGCGTCACGGCCCGTCCGAGCGCGTCGCCCTGCAGGAGGCCGAACCCGAGGTCCAGGCAGCGTGCCCGCAGCGCGCTGCTCGAGACACGTTCGGCGACGAGTCGCGCACCGTGCCGACGGGCGACGGCGACGAGCTCCTCGCCCCCGGCCTCGAGGTCGCGACAGTCGATCTTCACGTAGTCGGCGTACCGGAGCATCGCGCGCTGGTCGCGTGAGGCGACGAAGTCGTCGAGGGCGATGCGGTACCCGGCCGCGCGCAGCCGGCCGAGCCCGTCGAGCACGCGGGGGTCGGCGGCGACGCTCTCGACGACCTCGAGCACGAGGCGCCCGGCCGACGCCGGCAGGGGCAGCTCGCGCACGAGGAACGACCGCGTCACGTTGACGAACGCGAGCGCGTCGCCCGGCGGCTGCCGGTCGTGGAAGAGCGCGGTGAGCACCGCGCTGGTGGCTCCGTCCTGCAGTCGCGCGCTCCACCTGTCCACGCCGGCGGGCAGTCCCGCCGAGGAGCGGTAGAGGTACTCGTGACCGTGCAGTCGTCCGGACGCGGTCCAGATCGGCTGCCGGGCGACCGGCAGGTGCGGCGGTGCGCTGGGTGACGGCGCGGGCATGGTCACGCCTCATGAGAGGGCGGCCTGTCGAGGTCATGACGCGACTTCGCGGACGCTGTGACAAGTCTCACGCCGCCGTCTCACTGCGCGCGGTCGGACGGCCGCGACGTGGGCGGGGCGTGTGGAGGACTGCCGGGTGCGGTGGGCCGCCGCGCAGCGGGCGAGCGCCGCTTTCTCCGAGGGTGACCGGGGGCGGGCAGCGACGGACTCCCGCAGCGCGGGACGCAGGCGTCAGTGGCTGACGGGCCGGGCGCCCGCGCGGTCGAGCACGCCGGCCCGCTCGAGCAGGTTGCCCTGGAACAGCGAGAAGCCGAGGTCGCGCGCGTAGCGCAGCGTGTCGGCGTTCTCGACGTACTCGGCGACGAGCAGCGCGCCGTACGACCGGGCGAGGTCGACGACCGGGTGGCCCTCGACGTCGAGGTCCCGCACGTCGATCTTGACGAAGTCGGCGTGGGGGAGGAGGCGGCGCTGGTCGGCGTTGCTGACGAACCCGGGGACGGCGATCCGGAAACCCTCTTCCCGCAGGCGGCGGACGCCCGCGAGGACGGCGGAGTCGACGTTGACCGTGTCGGTGATCTCGATGACGAGCCGGTCGGGCCGGCGCGGCACGGCGAGGTCGCCGATGAGGTACGCGCGGGGGCAGCGGACGAAGAGCAGGCGCCCGTGGGCGACGTGCTCGAGGTCGGCGCGCCCGAACGTGGCGCCGAGGACGTGGGCCGTCGCGCGCTCGTGCTGGTAGGTGCTCCACGAGTGCGCGGTCTGGGTGTGCTGCCCGGGGGCGCGGTACGACAGCTGGTAGGCGAAGGGGCGACCGTGCGTCGAGAAGATGCCCTGCCGCGCGACCAGGACGGGCTCGCGACCGACCCGCCGCTCCCACTCGTCACGGAGCGAGTCGGGGATCGCAGCCTCGACGGCTGCGGCGAGCCGCGCGATCCGCCCGTCGACGTCGTCCGGTGTCATGGCATCTATGACACCACAACTCCCGGACTGTGAACCGCTCGAACGCGGGTGGATTTCGCCGGAGGTCGGGCGAAGTCGCGCGAACCCGCCGCTCGCGCGGAGAACTTCACCCGCTGTGCTGAATCGAGGTGAACGGGAGACAGCACACCGCCCGGGCCGTCATCATTACGGTGACCACGTCCGTGCATTGCTTGACAGGAGCATCACCATGCCTCGTCCTCTCTCCTCCGCCCTCGCGACCGTCGTCGTGCTGGCCACGCTCGGTTTCGGCACCGGTCCGGCCTTCGCCGAGGACACCGTCATCTCGCCGTTCTCGGGTGGCGCGACCGGCTGCTGCCGGCAGATCGTCTGACCTCTCCCGGTCCCGACGCCTGCCCGGGTGTCGACACCGCGCACCGCGCCCCGGTGACGTGGTGGGACGACACCCGGGCACTCGCGGGGCGGAGGGTGATGCGCTCGGCGGTCGTCACACATACAATGACTTCCCATGACGACCATTGCTGACCGGGTACGCGAGGCCCGGCTCGCCGCTGGGCTCTCGCAGACGGCGCTCGCCGGGTCGGCCTTCTCGCCCAGCTACATCTCGCTGATCGAGGCCGGGCACCGGGAACCGACCGACTCCGCGCTCGCTGTGCTGGCCTCCAGGCTCGGGACG
The sequence above is a segment of the Cellulomonas fimi genome. Coding sequences within it:
- a CDS encoding EAL domain-containing protein — encoded protein: MTPDDVDGRIARLAAAVEAAIPDSLRDEWERRVGREPVLVARQGIFSTHGRPFAYQLSYRAPGQHTQTAHSWSTYQHERATAHVLGATFGRADLEHVAHGRLLFVRCPRAYLIGDLAVPRRPDRLVIEITDTVNVDSAVLAGVRRLREEGFRIAVPGFVSNADQRRLLPHADFVKIDVRDLDVEGHPVVDLARSYGALLVAEYVENADTLRYARDLGFSLFQGNLLERAGVLDRAGARPVSH
- a CDS encoding EAL domain-containing protein — translated: MPAPSPSAPPHLPVARQPIWTASGRLHGHEYLYRSSAGLPAGVDRWSARLQDGATSAVLTALFHDRQPPGDALAFVNVTRSFLVRELPLPASAGRLVLEVVESVAADPRVLDGLGRLRAAGYRIALDDFVASRDQRAMLRYADYVKIDCRDLEAGGEELVAVARRHGARLVAERVSSSALRARCLDLGFGLLQGDALGRAVTLTL